A stretch of DNA from Acidobacteriota bacterium:
TTTAACAAGGCAAACATAAAGCATTTGCAGGCGAACTGCAACACTTTAACACCATGATCAATAATCCGCTACAACAAGGTTCGGTCGGTCTCGGGGTAAGGACCAGCAAGTCCCCCGAACGCGTCGATTTCTCAAAGATCCAGACCTCGGCACAGATCCCGAACCTGATAGAAGTTCAGCGTGAATCATACAACCGCTTTCTTCAGATGGACCTGATCCCTGAAGAGCGGGATAAGACGGGCCTGAATTCCGTGTTCAGCTCGATCTTTCCGGTGACCGATTTTCGCGAGACGGCGACGCTTGAATACGTCGAGTACCAGATCGGAAACTGGCAGTGCAAGTGTGGCAATCTTGAGGGGCTTGAGCACCTGCGTGCCAATTGTAAGAACTGCGGCTCAAAGATAAAGGTCGACCCCTTCAGCCCGGCCGAGGTCCTGTGCAATAGCTGTATGACCTTTAACGCCGTTCGCCCGAAGCTTTGCTCAAACTGCGGCGAACCGGTCGGCCTGAAGCACAAGCACGACCAGCAGGAATGCCAGGAGCGGGGAATGTCGTACAGCGTTCCGCTCAAGGTCAAGATCCGCCTCACGGTTTATGATAAGGACCCCGAAACGGGAACCTCGACCATCCGCGACATCAAGGAAGAGGATGTCTTCTTTGGCGAGATCCCGCTGATGACCGAGAACGGCACGTTCATCATCAATGGAACGGAGCGAGTTATCGTCTCGCAGCTTCACCGCTCGCCCGGAGTTTTCTTTAAGGGCGACCGCGATGAGTATCTCGCGAAGATCATTCCGTACCGCGGTTCTTGGGTCGAATTTGAGTATGACCAGAAGGGCCTGCTCCATGCACGGCTCGGCAAGCGAAAGATCCTTGCGACCATTTTCCTGCGGGCACTCGGCCTGTGGCTCTCGCCGCAGATCGATATGAAGACCGTCTCGGACAGCATTCTCGAAGAGGTCGTCAAGAGTGCCGAATATACCAATGCAGATATTTTGAAGCTCTTTTACACCATCGATGAGGTCGAGCTCGATAAGGGCAAGGTCTTTATCAAGGTGAAGAAGGACGGTGCCTCGCACCTTGCCGGCCTGCGTGCGGCCGAGAACATCAAGGACGGCAAGGAAGACGTTGTCCGCACCGGCAAGAAGATCACCAAATCGGCCCTTTCCGACCTTCGAAAGCTGAAGACGACACGGGTCGAGATCGACCCAGCAGACCTCGAAGGAGCGGTCGCTCTGGCAGACATCGTCAACACCGAGACCGGCGAGGTCCTGATGGAGTCGAACACCGAGATCTCGACGGCAAAGCTCCAGCAGATGATCGACGAGGGCGTCGGCAGCTTCGAGATCTTTTTCCCGAAGGGCGACGATATCGGCGAGGTCATCGCCAACACGCTCAAGAAGGACTCGATCAATAAGCCGGTCGATGCTCTGCTTGAGATCTACCGCAAGATGCGGCCCGGCGATCCGCCAACCGTCCCGACGGCTTATCACCTGCTTGAAGGGATGTTCTTCGATGCTCGCCGGTTCGACCTCTCGCGGGTCGGGCGGTTGAAGTTCAATATCAAGATGGGCCGCCCGGAGCGCGACCGAATTGACGATCCGCTCCTCGAAGCAAAGGATTTCATCGAAGTCGTCAATTATCTTCTTCGGATGAAGAGGGACAGCGATCACTATTCGCAGGACGACATCGACCACCTCGGTAATCGCCGCGTTCGCGCGGTCGGCGAGTTGCTCGAGAACCAGTTCCGCATCGGCCTTGAGCGGATGGAGCGTGCGATCAAGGAGAAGATGTCGATCCAGCAAGACATGTTCACCACGATGCCGCGCGACCTCGTCAACGCTAAGCCGGTAACGGCCGCGGTCCGCGAATTCTTCGGTTCATCGCAGCTTTCGCAGTTCATGGACCAGACGAACCCGCTCTCCGAAATTACGCACAAGCGTCGTCTTTCGGCTCTTGGGCCGGGCGGGCTTTCGCGTGAGCGTGCCGGATTTGAGGTCCGCGACGTCCACCCGACGCACTATGGCCGCATCTGTCCAATCGAGACGCCTGAAGGCCCGAACATCGGCCTCATCTCGTCGCTTTCGTGCTTTGCCAGGATCAATGAGTTCGGCTTCATCGAGTCGCCTTACCGAAAGGTCGAGGAAGGCCGCGTGGTCGAATACGTGAAGGTTTACAATGGCGGCGATACGCCGTTCAAGCCGCACGAGCACGTTCCGCAAGAGGCTGTCGAGAAGGCAAATAGAAAGGTCGCAAAGGAAGGCGGAAAGGAAGCAGTGTTTGAGCCCTTCCCGTTCTACCTGACGGCTTGGGAAGAAGATCGCTACGTCATCGGACAGGCGAACATCGAGCTCGACGCTAAGGGAGCTATCGTCAATGAACGAAATGCGGCCCGCCGCCGCGGAGAGTTCATCACGGCCGACCGCGACGAGATCCAGTATATGGACGTCTCGCCGAAGCAGCTCGTTTCGGTAGCCGCATCGCTTATTCCGTTCCTTGAGAACGACGACGCTAACCGAGCTCTCATGGGCTCGAACATGCAACGTCAGTCGGTGCCGCTGCTTCGTGCTGAGGCTCCTTATGTTGGAACCGGAATGGAGCGGATCGCCGCCCGTGATTCGGGTGCGGTGGTTATCGCCAAACGTGACGGCGTGGTCGATTATGTCGATTCCGAACGCATCATCGTCAAGGCTGACCATAACGTTGACGGCACCATATCGCGTGAGGTGACGGCCGACATCTATTCGCTGGTCAAGTTCACGCGTTCGAACCAGAACACGTGTATCAACCAGCGGCCGATCGTCCAGGTCGGCGAACGCGTCCGCAAGGGACAGGTCGTCGCCGACGGGCCTTGTACAGACCGCGGCGAACTTGCTCTCGGCCGAAACGTGCTGGTGGCATTTATGCCATGGCGCGGATATAACTTTGAGGACGCGATCCTCGTCTCCGAGCGGCTCGTTAAAGACGACTACTATACGTCGATCCATATCGAGGAGCTTGAGATCGAGGCGCGTGACACAAAGCTCGGCCCCGAGGAGATCACCCGCGATATTCCCAACGTCGGCGAGAATATGCTTCGCGACCTTGATGAATCGGGCGTTATCCGCATCGGTGCTCAGGTCAAGCCGGGCTCGATCCTGGTCGGAAAGGTAACGCCGAAGGGCGAGACCCAATTGACCGCTGAAGAAAAACTTCTCCGTGCGATCTTCGGCGAAAAGGCCGGCGACGTTAAGGACGCTTCGCTCACATGCCCTCCGGGCATTGACGGAACGGTCGTTGACGTTCAGGTCTTTACCCGCAAGGGCCAGGAAAAAGACCAGCGTAGCCTCGATATCGAGGGGATGCAGGAAGATGCTCTTCGCCGCGACCTTGAGGACGAGATCCGCATTCTGCAGGAGCAGCGTGACGAGCGTATCAGTGAGCTATTCGATGGCCGCAAGCTGACGAAGGACCTGACCGAGGACAAGGAAGTCATTCTCAAAAAGGGAACGGCCCTTGACCGCGAAACGCTCAAGACCATTTCGCTCAAGGTGCTTAAGACGGCAGAGGTCGCCGCGGGCAACATTGATATTAAGAGCGAGGTCAAGGAATACGAACAGCGGACCGAACGTCAGATCAGCATCCTCTCGGACATCTACGACGAGAAGATCACCAAGCTGAAGCAGGGCGACGAACTACCGCCGGGCGTTATCAAGATGGTCAAAGTCTTTGTCGCGATGAAGCGTAAGCTTTCGGTCGGCGACAAGATGGCCGGTCGCCACGGTAACAAGGGCGTCATCGCCCGCATTCTGCCGGAAGAGGATATGCCGTATCTTCCCGATGGAACGCCGGTCGAGATCGTTCTCAATCCGCTCGGTGTGCCCTCGCGTATGAACGTCGGGCAGATCCTTGAAACCCATCTCGGATGGGCGGCCCGCGTGCTCGGGTTCCACTTTGCGACCCCCGTTTTTGACGGAGCAAGCGAAGCGGAGATCAAGGAATACATCAAGCAGGCGAACGATAAGTTCGATGACCTTAACCTGCCGAATTCGGTCGGCCCCTCGGGCAAGACTCGGCTTTACGACGGGCTTACGGGCGAGGTGTTCGAGCAGAAGGTGACCGTCGGGTACATTTATATGCTCAAGCTCTCGCACCTTGTGGACGACAAGATCCACGCCCGCTCGATCGGGCCGTACAGCTTGATCACGCAGCAGCCGCTCGGCGGTAAGGCACAGTTTGGCGGACAGCGGTTCGGTGAGATGGAGGTCTGGGCACTTGAGGCCTACGGTGCCGCCCATATCCTTCAGGAACTGCTGACCTGCAAATCGGACGATGTGGCCGGTAGGTCGAAGATCTACGAGACGATCGTTAAGGGTGTTTCGGATTTCGAACCGGGCATTCCGGAATCGTTCAACGTGCTTGTCCGCGAACTGCAGTCGCTCTGCCTTGATGTTGAGCTGATGACCGAGGACATGATCGACCCCGATGCCGTCGTTGCCGGTGTCGATACTTTGGTCGGAGTTGATTAATCAGTCGAGAAAGTCTTGGAAGTCTAGACAGTCTAGGAAAAACTAGGTGTCAATAGCAGCAGACTTCCAAGCTTCCTAGACTTCCTAGACTGTCCAGACTGTCTAGACTTACGGAGATAAAATGTTTCGTTTTAATACTGAAAGCAAAACGCAGCTGACCTCGAACTACGAGGCCATCCGCATCAGCCTCGCATCGCCTGACAAGATCCGTTCATGGTCGCACGGCGAGGTTACCAAGCCCGAGACGATCAACTACCGGACCTTTAAGCCGGAGCGCGACGGGCTTTTCTGTGCCCGCATTTTCGGACCGGTTTCGGACTGGGAATGCCTTTGCGGAAAGTACAAGCGGATGAAGCACCGCGGCGTTATCTGCGACAAGTGCGGCGTTGAGGTAACTCAATCGAAAGTCCGCCGCGAGCGGCTCGGCCATATCGAACTGGCAAGCCCATGCTCGCATGTCTGGTTCTTTAAGGGCCTGCCGTCGCGTATCGGCCATTTGCTCGATATCACGCTTCGCGACCTCGAAAAGATACTTTATTTCGAGACCTACATTGTGGTCGATCCGGGCGAACTGCCGGACCTCAAGGAAAAGGACCTGCTTGCCGACGACCGCTTCCGCGAGCTCTCGCGTGAGTTTCCGGGCCAGTTCGTCGCCAAAATGGGCGCCGAGGCGATCAAAGACCTGCTGATGAAGATCGACATCGAGGAACTCGTCGAGGACCTTCGCCAGCGGATGAAGGACGAGACCTCGCAGCAGAAAAAGCTCAAGTTCTCAAAGCGGCTCAAGGTCGCGAGTTCATTCCTCCGCTCGGGCAATAAGCCGGAATGGATGATCCTGGACGTGCTTCCGGTCATCCCGCCGGAGCTTCGTCCGCTCGTGCCGCTTGATGGCGGCCGCTTTGCGACCAGCGACCTCAACGATCTTTATCGCCGCGTCATCAACCGCAACAACCGGTTGAAGAAGCTGATGGAGCTTCGGGCTCCCGAGGTCATCGTCCGTAATGAGAAGCGTATGCTTCAGGAAGCGGTCGATGCTCTCTTCGATAATGGCCGCCGCGGCCGCGTGCTTCGCGGTGCGAACAACCGCCCGCTCAAATCGCTTTCGGGTGCTCTTAAGGGCAAGCAGGGCCGCTTCCGTCAGAATCTGCTTGGCAAGCGTGTCGATTATTCGGGCCGTTCGGTCATCGTCATCGGGCCGGAGCTCAAGCTGCATCAATGCGGATTACCGAAAAAGATGGCGCTCGAGCTCTTCAAGCCCTTCATCTACAGCAAGCTTGAAAAGGACGGCCACGCCGCCACGATCAAGCAGGCCCGCGAGATGGTCGAGCATCAGGAACCGATCGTTTGGGACATCCTCGAGGATGTGATCCGCGAGCATCCGGTGCTTCTCAACCGTGCTCCGACGCTTCACCGCCTCGGTATCCAGGCCTTTGAGCCGGTGCTGGTCGAGGGCAAGGCGATCAAGATCCACCCGCTCGTCTGTACGGCGTTCAACGCCGACTTTGACGGCGACCAGATGGCGGTCCACATTCCGCTCTCGCCCGAGGCGCAGATCGAGGCAAGCGTTTTGATGCTCGCTTCAAAGAATCTACTTTCGCCGGCGAGCGGCCAGCCGATCACAGTACCTTCGCAAGACATCGTTCTCGGCTGCTATTACCTAACGCTCGACCGCCCCGAACTCGGGGGCGAAGGCAAGACCTTCGGCTCGGTCGATGACATTCTGCTCGCCCTTGATGCCGGTGTCATCGAAACGCAGTCGCGGATCAAGCTTCGCTGGCGTGGCGACCTGATCGACATGCTGACCGAGCATAACAATCAAGACGTTCTCCGTGCGACCATCCAGAAGGATGTTGACCGGCTGATCGAGACGACTCCCGGGCGCGTCATTCTTAATGAACGGCTGACCCGAGACGGCCTACCGTTCGTCAACGGAACGCTTAAGAAGAAGGGCTTGCAGTCGCTCGTTCAATTCTCGTACCTGATGCTCGGCCGCGAGAACACGGTCGCTCTTCTCGATGACCTCAAATCGATGGGCTTCCTTTATGCGACGAAGTCCGGTATGTCGATCGGCATCGATGACATGGTGACACCGGCAAGCAAGCCGAAGATCATCGAAGACGCTCGTAAAGAGGTCGATAAGCTCCAGAAGCAGTACGAGGACGCGACCATGACCAACATGGAACGCGAAAATAAAGTTACTGCGATTTGGTCCGAGGTGACCGACCAGGTCGCCAAAGAGATGTTCAAGGCGATGCACGCCCGCGAAGATGAGCGGAAGGAACTTAACCCGATCCTCGTCATGGCCGATTCCGGAGCCCGCGGTTCGGAAGCACAGATCCGCCAGCTCGCCGGTATGCGCGGCCTGATGGCCAAGCCTTCGGGCGAGATCATCGAAACGCCGATCGTTGCCAACTTCCGCGAAGGGCTCAACGTTCTGCAGTACTTCATCTCGACGCATGGTGCCCGAAAGGGCCTCGCCGATACGGCGCTCAAGACGGCCGACTCCGGCTACCTGACCCGCCGCCTTGTGGACGTCGCACAGGACGTCATCGTCTCCGAGCAAGATTGCGGAACGATGAAGGGCATCTGGGCAGAGGCGATCATCCGCAACGGCGAAGAGGTCGAATCTCTTCGTGACCGAATTGTCGGCTGCACTTCGCTCGACGACATCATTGACCCGGTCGACGGCACGACCATCGTTGAAGCGAATGTCGAGATCAACGAAGACCTGGCGGCTGCGGTTCAGCTCTCCGGTCTGCAGAAGGTCCGCATCCGCTCGGCGCTAACTTGTGAGAGCCGCCGCGGCATCTGCGTGAAATGCTACGGCCGCAACCTGGCGACCGGAAACACCGTCGAGATCGGCGAAGCGGTCGGCGTTATCGCCGCTCAGTCGATCGGTGAACCGGGAACGCAGCTCACGATGCGTACCTTCCACGTCGGCGGAACCGCACGGCTTGAGTCTGAGACCAAGCATGAGGCCGCAATGGACGGAACGGTCAAGTTCCTCGGCGATTGGAACGTAATTAAGAACCGCAAGGGCGAGATGATCTCGATGAAGCGGCAGCCCTCGGAGCTCGGCCTGCTCGATGAGCGCGGCCGCGAGGTTGCTCGCTATAAGATGGTTTACGGTGCCCAACTCCACGTCAAGGACGGGCAAAAGGTCAAGCAGGACGACGTGCTCGCCACGTGGGATCCGTTCACCTTCGCCATCCTGACCGAGGTCTCCGGTACGGTCAAGTTCCAGGACCTTAAGGAAGGCAAGACGGTCGAGCAGGAGATCGATAAGGTTACCGGCCAGATCCGTCTCGTCGTCAAGGACTCGGACGAAAAGAACCAACCGCGACTTGAGATCCGTAAAGGCACAAAGATCCAGAAGACCTATCAGATGCCGATCCGGGCAAACCTTCAGGTAGTTGATGCTCAGGAGGTCGAGGCCGGCGACGTCATCGCCAAGATCCCGCGTGAAACCACCAAGACGAAGGATATCGTCGGCGGTCT
This window harbors:
- the rpoC gene encoding DNA-directed RNA polymerase subunit beta', producing the protein MFRFNTESKTQLTSNYEAIRISLASPDKIRSWSHGEVTKPETINYRTFKPERDGLFCARIFGPVSDWECLCGKYKRMKHRGVICDKCGVEVTQSKVRRERLGHIELASPCSHVWFFKGLPSRIGHLLDITLRDLEKILYFETYIVVDPGELPDLKEKDLLADDRFRELSREFPGQFVAKMGAEAIKDLLMKIDIEELVEDLRQRMKDETSQQKKLKFSKRLKVASSFLRSGNKPEWMILDVLPVIPPELRPLVPLDGGRFATSDLNDLYRRVINRNNRLKKLMELRAPEVIVRNEKRMLQEAVDALFDNGRRGRVLRGANNRPLKSLSGALKGKQGRFRQNLLGKRVDYSGRSVIVIGPELKLHQCGLPKKMALELFKPFIYSKLEKDGHAATIKQAREMVEHQEPIVWDILEDVIREHPVLLNRAPTLHRLGIQAFEPVLVEGKAIKIHPLVCTAFNADFDGDQMAVHIPLSPEAQIEASVLMLASKNLLSPASGQPITVPSQDIVLGCYYLTLDRPELGGEGKTFGSVDDILLALDAGVIETQSRIKLRWRGDLIDMLTEHNNQDVLRATIQKDVDRLIETTPGRVILNERLTRDGLPFVNGTLKKKGLQSLVQFSYLMLGRENTVALLDDLKSMGFLYATKSGMSIGIDDMVTPASKPKIIEDARKEVDKLQKQYEDATMTNMERENKVTAIWSEVTDQVAKEMFKAMHAREDERKELNPILVMADSGARGSEAQIRQLAGMRGLMAKPSGEIIETPIVANFREGLNVLQYFISTHGARKGLADTALKTADSGYLTRRLVDVAQDVIVSEQDCGTMKGIWAEAIIRNGEEVESLRDRIVGCTSLDDIIDPVDGTTIVEANVEINEDLAAAVQLSGLQKVRIRSALTCESRRGICVKCYGRNLATGNTVEIGEAVGVIAAQSIGEPGTQLTMRTFHVGGTARLESETKHEAAMDGTVKFLGDWNVIKNRKGEMISMKRQPSELGLLDERGREVARYKMVYGAQLHVKDGQKVKQDDVLATWDPFTFAILTEVSGTVKFQDLKEGKTVEQEIDKVTGQIRLVVKDSDEKNQPRLEIRKGTKIQKTYQMPIRANLQVVDAQEVEAGDVIAKIPRETTKTKDIVGGLPRVVELFEARRPSETAVMSEIDGIVTLGTISKGKRKLFITGEDGEQREYDIPRGVHINVQEGDHVKAGEPLMDGPLNPHDILRVLGIEALQNYIVSEIQEVYRLQGVTINDKHIEVIVRQMLRWVKIKDVGDSNFLMEEQVDRFRYEDENRRVRDEGGTAAVGDPLLLGITKASLSTDSFISAASFQETTRVLTEAAISGRVDYLRGLKENVIMGRLIPAGTGMKYYRNVRIDPDATENRKVEDEFDELDIRGGFDLPVIADVPGIIEPDLEDDDDLEEDDIIEDDSEDLELEETVELELDDDDDI
- the rpoB gene encoding DNA-directed RNA polymerase subunit beta — translated: MINNPLQQGSVGLGVRTSKSPERVDFSKIQTSAQIPNLIEVQRESYNRFLQMDLIPEERDKTGLNSVFSSIFPVTDFRETATLEYVEYQIGNWQCKCGNLEGLEHLRANCKNCGSKIKVDPFSPAEVLCNSCMTFNAVRPKLCSNCGEPVGLKHKHDQQECQERGMSYSVPLKVKIRLTVYDKDPETGTSTIRDIKEEDVFFGEIPLMTENGTFIINGTERVIVSQLHRSPGVFFKGDRDEYLAKIIPYRGSWVEFEYDQKGLLHARLGKRKILATIFLRALGLWLSPQIDMKTVSDSILEEVVKSAEYTNADILKLFYTIDEVELDKGKVFIKVKKDGASHLAGLRAAENIKDGKEDVVRTGKKITKSALSDLRKLKTTRVEIDPADLEGAVALADIVNTETGEVLMESNTEISTAKLQQMIDEGVGSFEIFFPKGDDIGEVIANTLKKDSINKPVDALLEIYRKMRPGDPPTVPTAYHLLEGMFFDARRFDLSRVGRLKFNIKMGRPERDRIDDPLLEAKDFIEVVNYLLRMKRDSDHYSQDDIDHLGNRRVRAVGELLENQFRIGLERMERAIKEKMSIQQDMFTTMPRDLVNAKPVTAAVREFFGSSQLSQFMDQTNPLSEITHKRRLSALGPGGLSRERAGFEVRDVHPTHYGRICPIETPEGPNIGLISSLSCFARINEFGFIESPYRKVEEGRVVEYVKVYNGGDTPFKPHEHVPQEAVEKANRKVAKEGGKEAVFEPFPFYLTAWEEDRYVIGQANIELDAKGAIVNERNAARRRGEFITADRDEIQYMDVSPKQLVSVAASLIPFLENDDANRALMGSNMQRQSVPLLRAEAPYVGTGMERIAARDSGAVVIAKRDGVVDYVDSERIIVKADHNVDGTISREVTADIYSLVKFTRSNQNTCINQRPIVQVGERVRKGQVVADGPCTDRGELALGRNVLVAFMPWRGYNFEDAILVSERLVKDDYYTSIHIEELEIEARDTKLGPEEITRDIPNVGENMLRDLDESGVIRIGAQVKPGSILVGKVTPKGETQLTAEEKLLRAIFGEKAGDVKDASLTCPPGIDGTVVDVQVFTRKGQEKDQRSLDIEGMQEDALRRDLEDEIRILQEQRDERISELFDGRKLTKDLTEDKEVILKKGTALDRETLKTISLKVLKTAEVAAGNIDIKSEVKEYEQRTERQISILSDIYDEKITKLKQGDELPPGVIKMVKVFVAMKRKLSVGDKMAGRHGNKGVIARILPEEDMPYLPDGTPVEIVLNPLGVPSRMNVGQILETHLGWAARVLGFHFATPVFDGASEAEIKEYIKQANDKFDDLNLPNSVGPSGKTRLYDGLTGEVFEQKVTVGYIYMLKLSHLVDDKIHARSIGPYSLITQQPLGGKAQFGGQRFGEMEVWALEAYGAAHILQELLTCKSDDVAGRSKIYETIVKGVSDFEPGIPESFNVLVRELQSLCLDVELMTEDMIDPDAVVAGVDTLVGVD